The following is a genomic window from Nicotiana tabacum cultivar K326 chromosome 3, ASM71507v2, whole genome shotgun sequence.
ACAATGGGTCTACAATGATCAAACCCCCTTATAAAGGCATACAAGGATATATACACGTACATGAATTTATTTTTTGGcgattttaccattcttatgtggGAACCTGGATATGTCATATCCATTGTATATAAGTATCCTGGTAATTTTTTGTATGAACCAACCGGTTCACCTCTCAGAAAATTCATTGCATTTTTTTTAGCCCTCCACGCCAACATGTAGCTAACATATACACCTAAATCTAatttcacatcatcaataatatccCTTGGAGTGTATTTCCTCTTATGGTTTGTAAGATTAGGCCTTATCATACCACCTATAAGGCTGCTACTAGCCTGCCGCTGCTCATACACCTTGTCCTTCAGCGGACATGTATGGTTATCATTGAATTCTCTCACTTTGAATAGTTCTGATTTGTTAATACTTGAAGCCTTAAGCCTCCATTCACAATCTTCTGAAATGCATAAGAATGCATAACTGcaaagaattaattattttacaTTTGATTAGCATAAGTGTTTACAAAAAATGCAGCTCATATACAGATAAATATAATCTGACATAGACACATCCTGacatctatatatataaatttttatactACTGAATTCCATTATAGTTATATGCGTTTGAATACAATGAATACAACTGCATACACTTAATACCACAGTAGacataataagaaaataattagagCCACTGTTGTGTATTTATACCAGtaaaatacatatgaatacatgtaTTTAAATGCCCTAAACAAACATATGTTTACTTCATCTGTGATCATCTAGATGAAATACACAAATACGCATAAATACAACGACGTTAAACTTACAGCTCGAACAAATAATCGAAAATACAatggaaaaaaaatttaaatacatGCAAACCTGACAGCATTAGACCTATCAACCCGGAATTGAAACCTTTGAGCTATAGCATAATTCTCCATCACCTCTTTCAATGTAGCCTTATCCTTATAAACTTGTCCAGCCATAACCTCcttttgattagtttttgaaaTTATCAAATCCTTGTGGAGTTCGAACACTCCAATCGCTTCTCCTGAATTGACAAAATCTAGAGCCAGTGTATCATATGTAGCGGAATCGTACCTTTGAACTCCTTCGTCTATTTGCACAATGTCGCCTTGATTTAAACTACCTTCGGATATAAGATCTTTTTCGATAATTGTTATGCACAAAGGATACATCCCaaattctctgttctcttttttcaATTCTACATAAACTCTGTAACCCATATCATTGTGTATTTCCATTGGTGTGCAATTTCCTTCTACTTTGTATTGTATTTTAATGGTCTTGGAGCTCAAATCGATACCCAATTGATTTGAAATTGAAACAACCAGATCATTAAAGGAGGCATACTCCTTTATCAGTATTCCCTCAATTGAAAAATCGATGTAATTGCCCTCATCGTTCCACTTGCCAGAATGACGCAACAAAACTGTTAAACTTGCCATATGTATAGAGGATGAATACCTTATTTTCTATATAATTTGTATCaatcgaaaaaaaagagaagagaatggaAGAAGTTCGATCAGATGTTGCTCTGTTTTTTCGCTGTATTCACGTTTCTGAGATGCTGTCTTTGAGCAGAATACAGATTAATGTGTACTAGTTTTAGTTCGTTGAGTTAATttaggagaatatcatgtgatttgatttccttCCGTTTTTAACAAGTTTAACCTTCCAGATTCTGCGCAGATACGTTACTGTATTTCACGTTAAAGCCGCTTAAATATAGTTAAATACATATCAGATTTAGCTGAAATTCCTGTTTTTACGCCTATTTTTTTGattgtattaatgaatacaacatctcaaatacatgaaatacattatataaaaacataaaagataTCTATAACATGAATATAGCAAAGAGTATCTATAAAGGGCTAATTAGACCTAAAAGATGGTGCTTTAGGAAAAATTCTCATAAAAGAAACTTCTTAGGCATTCTTAGGCCCATATTGTCAGCCCCATTTGTGCTGTATTTGATATGTCTGCTTTACAGAAAATATCTTTGCCCCTGCTTTTGTATATTACTACTTCTATTGCTATAGTATATTTtagtaaataaagaaaatatttgagGCATTTTTAAGGCCCAAATTGTCGACCCCAGTTGTATTGTATGTAGAGATTTTATTCCAGTTGAAACCAGACATTTGCTCCATATTTTTGAAGCTTTACTTAAGCAAAAACAAGAATAGAAAGATCCTTAAACTTTGTTTGAAATGAAAAATAATGCCGAGAA
Proteins encoded in this region:
- the LOC142177424 gene encoding uncharacterized protein LOC142177424, whose amino-acid sequence is MYPLCITIIEKDLISEGSLNQGDIVQIDEGVQRYDSATYDTLALDFVNSGEAIGVFELHKDLIISKTNQKEVMAGQVYKDKATLKEVMENYAIAQRFQFRVDRSNAVSYAFLCISEDCEWRLKASSINKSELFKVREFNDNHTCPLKDKVYEQRQASSSLIGGMIRPNLTNHKRKYTPRDIIDDVKLDLGVYVSYMLAWRAKKNAMNFLRGEPVGSYKKLPGYLYTMDMTYPGSHIRMVKSPKNKFMYVYISLYAFIRGFDHCRPIVVVDGSHLKSYYTGTFVSASTLDGAGHIFPLAYGVIDSENDVAWTWFFEQFKIAYGERENMCIVSDRNESIIKSVSRVHPDVPHFACIWHLWNNVYKKFKKSHAKLSEIYFSMAKAYTQVEFDSLMEKVEKVDIRVKEYLELAGYEKWTRLYALVNRGWTMTSNIA